The following proteins are encoded in a genomic region of Arachis ipaensis cultivar K30076 chromosome B02, Araip1.1, whole genome shotgun sequence:
- the LOC107625878 gene encoding uric acid degradation bifunctional protein TTL-like — MKMKDFSSCCASTTFAKEMAMASPFSSLEHAISVAREIWFRKMNVWCWLEAISGRSCFNEYLEMANESIMQELYEWGSMYEKKFGYVFVTCASGKSSEDILTELKMRFTNKHAVELDIASQEEMKFIELQITQLFSKESSQTVNNGDVLAEYSGEIVNDTLDGAEIDSADNLDDISSTGINMSMQFDLNKLSEEDNKTSDDQQVEDGVHVAKQRFNLNKKPWFRDDLSDPVSREASRFLTEFFWPGQYDVDEKN; from the exons ATGAAAATGAAGGACTTTTCATCATGCTGTGCAAGCACAACATTCGCTAAAGAGATGGCTATGGCCTCGCCATTCTCTTCATTAGAACATGCAATTTCTGTTGCTAGAGAGATATGGTTTCGCAAAATGAATGTGTGGTGTTGGTTGGAGGCTATTTCAGGACGCTCTTGTTTCAATGAATACTTGGAAATGGCTAACGAATCTATCATGCAG GAACTTTATGAATGGGGATCAATGTACGAGAAGAAATTTGGATATGTTTTTGTGACATGTGCATCTGGAAAGAGCTCTGAAGACATACTTACTGAACTGAag ATGCGCTTTACAAACAAGCATGCAGTTGAGTTGGATATTGCATCACAGGAGGAAATGAAATTTATAGAATTGCAAATTACACAGCTTTTTTCCAAAGAATCTTCCCAAACGGTCAACAACGGAGATG TTCTAGCTGAATATTCTGGCGAAATAGTTAACGACACTCTAGATGGGGCAGAGATTGATTCAGCAGACAATTTAGACGACATCTCATCCACTGGCATTAACATGTCCATGCAGTTTGACCTGAATAAGCTGTCGGAAGAAGACAACAAAACTTCAGATGACCAACAAGTAGAAGATGGCGTACATGTTGCAAAACAGCGCTTCAATCTGAACAAAAAACCATGGTTTAGAGATGACCTATCAGATCCTGTGTCACGTGAAGCCAGTAGATTCCTGACAGAATTTTTCTGGCCGGGTCAATATGATGTTGACGAGAAAAATTGA